One genomic segment of Sphingorhabdus sp. M41 includes these proteins:
- a CDS encoding DUF6597 domain-containing transcriptional factor, which translates to MISLRYFAPAEDVRDLVSVYYLFELNSPKFVDNERAAIAQLRFILEGDGQLSFANGASFPVADAMLVGPSTGAMRFDVNGPFRMFGVGVLPGGWAISTKKSAADFVDMAIPASDIFTHEIDKNLDVLRRCGSPEEMVAWADKIYRELKPRLKPETASFTKMVDDWLSSEPSPPVSSLMERSPQSSRQVLRTVNKLYGMPPKYLARKYRALRAARAYAEHNEEELLELVDAFYDQSHMIREVKFFAGVTPTQLRVGEGETARLIDKRGNLKGKITSLSSDT; encoded by the coding sequence TTGATAAGTCTGAGATATTTTGCGCCTGCAGAGGATGTCCGGGATCTGGTTTCGGTCTATTATCTGTTCGAATTGAACTCACCGAAATTCGTGGACAATGAGCGCGCGGCAATTGCCCAGTTGCGGTTCATTCTGGAAGGCGATGGCCAGCTCAGCTTCGCCAACGGGGCGTCATTTCCAGTCGCCGACGCAATGTTGGTGGGGCCGTCAACCGGAGCGATGCGATTCGACGTCAATGGACCGTTCCGCATGTTCGGAGTCGGGGTCCTGCCCGGAGGATGGGCTATTTCCACCAAGAAGTCTGCGGCAGATTTTGTCGATATGGCGATTCCGGCCAGTGACATATTTACCCATGAGATCGACAAGAATCTGGATGTGCTGCGGCGGTGCGGATCCCCCGAGGAAATGGTGGCCTGGGCGGACAAGATCTACCGGGAACTGAAGCCGCGGCTGAAGCCGGAAACCGCCAGTTTCACCAAGATGGTCGATGATTGGTTGTCGTCGGAACCGTCGCCGCCGGTCAGCAGCCTGATGGAACGGTCGCCGCAAAGCTCGCGACAGGTGCTGCGCACGGTGAACAAGCTTTACGGCATGCCGCCCAAATATCTGGCGCGCAAATATCGCGCTTTGCGGGCGGCCCGGGCTTATGCCGAACATAATGAAGAAGAATTGCTGGAACTGGTCGATGCCTTTTACGATCAGTCGCACATGATCCGGGAAGTGAAATTCTTCGCCGGCGTGACCCCGACCCAGCTGCGGGTGGGCGAGGGAGAAACCGCTCGCCTGATCGACAAGCGCGGCAATCTGAAGGGCAAGATTACATCGCTGAGTTCTGATACCTGA
- a CDS encoding SUF system Fe-S cluster assembly regulator — MRLSNLADYAVVLMSAAARHCGAALLAEGKLNATKLSQETGVPLPTAKKLVSRLTAAGLFESTRGIGGGIRLARPPSAISLADIVEAVEGPLAITSCTIDGNHDCMLEDGCTVKPHWGVVNRTIRKALADVSLANLSDLPVAPKIRMMEKA, encoded by the coding sequence ATGCGTCTTTCCAACCTCGCCGACTATGCTGTTGTCCTGATGTCCGCTGCGGCGCGCCATTGTGGTGCTGCGCTGCTCGCAGAGGGAAAGCTCAACGCAACAAAGCTGTCGCAGGAAACCGGTGTTCCGCTGCCGACCGCGAAAAAGCTGGTCAGCCGCCTGACCGCTGCCGGCCTGTTCGAATCGACGCGCGGCATTGGTGGTGGCATCCGGCTCGCCCGGCCCCCATCCGCGATCAGCCTCGCCGATATTGTCGAGGCGGTCGAAGGCCCGCTGGCGATTACCAGTTGTACCATTGACGGCAATCATGATTGCATGTTGGAGGACGGCTGCACCGTGAAACCCCATTGGGGCGTTGTAAACCGGACGATCCGCAAGGCACTGGCCGATGTCAGCCTGGCGAACCTGTCGGATTTGCCAGTCGCCCCCAAAATTCGAATGATGGAAAAAGCATGA
- a CDS encoding SDR family oxidoreductase, with the protein MALVSVVGATGRQGLAQIRQLAAAGHKVRALSRSEHPDLGGTNAADECRQIDLTDESTWVPAFEGSDAVFYTHPLQAREDRATMVGKVAAAAKEAGTERFVWNTSSWIPERPGDPFTYGNNTIAVNEIFRSGMPATVFGSVLFMDNLLTNWARPFIVDEKRYVYPHNADLQANWISLDDVGKCMVAAMDRPDFEGSWLNIGGPQRLKPPEVAETLSRVFGHEIKYDPCTPKEFGDYLVKAFGDDVPPENRETMAAGITAFYEYNNNNVTRPFEVDTDFMQQRLPEVEFETLEEWAARQDWSEDAHRPPAG; encoded by the coding sequence ATGGCATTGGTATCAGTCGTGGGCGCAACCGGTCGGCAAGGCCTCGCCCAGATACGGCAACTGGCAGCCGCGGGTCATAAGGTCCGCGCCTTGTCCCGCAGCGAGCATCCCGATCTGGGAGGCACCAATGCAGCGGATGAATGCCGCCAGATTGACCTCACCGACGAGTCAACCTGGGTGCCTGCCTTTGAAGGGTCGGACGCGGTTTTCTACACCCACCCGCTGCAGGCGCGTGAGGATCGGGCGACCATGGTCGGCAAGGTCGCGGCGGCAGCCAAGGAAGCCGGTACCGAGCGTTTTGTCTGGAACACATCGAGCTGGATTCCCGAGCGTCCCGGTGACCCGTTCACCTATGGCAACAACACCATCGCGGTGAACGAGATTTTCCGTTCCGGCATGCCGGCAACCGTGTTCGGCTCGGTATTGTTCATGGACAATCTGCTGACCAACTGGGCGCGGCCGTTCATCGTCGACGAAAAACGCTATGTCTATCCGCATAACGCCGACCTTCAGGCTAACTGGATCAGCCTCGACGATGTCGGCAAATGCATGGTTGCGGCCATGGACCGGCCGGACTTTGAAGGTTCGTGGCTCAACATCGGTGGACCGCAGCGTCTGAAACCGCCTGAAGTCGCCGAAACCCTGTCGCGGGTGTTCGGTCATGAAATCAAATATGACCCCTGCACGCCGAAGGAATTCGGCGACTATCTGGTCAAGGCCTTTGGTGATGATGTGCCGCCGGAAAATCGCGAAACCATGGCGGCCGGGATCACTGCCTTTTACGAATATAACAACAACAATGTCACAAGGCCCTTTGAAGTCGATACCGATTTCATGCAGCAGCGTCTGCCGGAAGTCGAATTCGAGACGCTGGAAGAATGGGCCGCGCGGCAGGACTGGTCGGAAGACGCGCATCGTCCGCCTGCGGGATAA
- a CDS encoding DUF885 domain-containing protein, with protein sequence MRYLLLTAASALALSSVTIGSASHAQTVAVSAPAKEDINAHLSAFFKDYDDQELVHSPVSKAYRGMRDADYGKWDDASDAAEIAQYERGQAALAQLEAEFDKGKLSDASQLSYRLFQARAERSSNAFPFRRNSYIFDQMNGAQSQIPAFMINIHRVSSQSDAEAYVSRLDAAGPLIESLVVQSAERADDGIIVPDWVFPYVIADAKNVISGAPFEDGPDSPIYADLKKKVAALDISESEKADLVARGKVALNNSLKPAYKKLIAEMERQQAMAVDGDGIWRFKDGAAYYAERLNNYTTTDLTADEIHQIGLDNVARIHGLMRKIMTDVGFEGNLQDFFQHLRTSDEFYYDTREAYLADVDSKLAAMEAKLPEFFNTLPKAPLVIKPVEAFREKSAGKAFYNGPAPDGSRPGTYYVNLYNLQSMSKTELEALAYHEGLPGHHLQRTIQTELGDLPPFRRFGGWTAYTEGWGLYSEELGKDMGFYEDPYSDFGRLGMELWRACRLVVDTGIHHKRWSREEAIQYLTDNTPNPDGDIRKAIERYVVYPGQATAYMIGKLKILELRGRAQDALGDKFTMGGFHDVVLNSGPVPLNILEERINAWIAASS encoded by the coding sequence ATGAGATATTTGTTGCTGACCGCCGCCTCCGCCTTGGCTCTGAGCAGTGTCACCATCGGATCCGCAAGCCACGCACAAACGGTTGCTGTTTCTGCTCCGGCGAAGGAGGACATCAATGCGCATTTGTCCGCATTTTTCAAAGATTATGACGATCAGGAACTGGTCCACTCGCCGGTATCGAAAGCCTATCGCGGCATGAGGGATGCCGATTACGGCAAGTGGGATGATGCGAGCGACGCCGCTGAAATCGCGCAATATGAACGCGGTCAGGCGGCACTTGCTCAGCTGGAGGCAGAGTTTGACAAGGGGAAATTGAGTGACGCCAGCCAGCTCAGCTACCGTCTGTTTCAGGCGCGAGCCGAGCGCTCCAGCAACGCTTTCCCGTTCCGACGCAATAGCTATATTTTTGACCAGATGAATGGCGCGCAAAGCCAGATCCCGGCCTTCATGATCAATATTCACCGGGTTTCAAGCCAATCGGATGCGGAGGCCTATGTCAGCCGTCTTGATGCTGCGGGCCCATTAATCGAATCACTGGTGGTCCAATCGGCAGAGCGGGCTGATGACGGGATCATCGTGCCGGACTGGGTTTTCCCTTATGTGATCGCCGACGCAAAAAATGTGATCAGCGGTGCTCCTTTCGAAGATGGCCCGGACTCGCCAATCTATGCGGATCTGAAGAAGAAGGTCGCGGCGCTTGATATTTCGGAATCGGAAAAAGCCGATTTGGTGGCGCGGGGCAAAGTGGCGCTGAACAACAGTCTGAAGCCAGCCTATAAGAAGTTGATCGCGGAAATGGAGCGTCAGCAGGCGATGGCTGTCGATGGCGACGGCATCTGGCGGTTCAAGGACGGCGCGGCTTATTATGCCGAACGGTTGAACAATTATACGACGACCGATCTGACAGCGGATGAAATTCACCAAATCGGACTTGATAATGTCGCGCGAATCCATGGGTTGATGCGCAAGATCATGACGGACGTCGGTTTTGAAGGTAATCTGCAGGACTTCTTCCAGCATTTGCGGACCAGTGATGAATTTTATTATGATACGCGCGAAGCCTATCTCGCTGATGTCGATAGCAAGCTGGCGGCAATGGAAGCGAAGCTGCCTGAGTTTTTCAATACGTTGCCGAAAGCACCGCTCGTCATCAAGCCAGTCGAAGCATTTCGCGAAAAATCAGCGGGCAAGGCTTTTTATAATGGCCCGGCACCAGATGGTTCGCGTCCCGGGACCTATTATGTAAACCTCTATAATTTGCAGAGCATGTCGAAGACCGAGCTGGAAGCGCTCGCCTATCACGAAGGTTTGCCTGGTCACCATCTGCAGAGAACGATCCAGACCGAACTTGGCGATTTGCCGCCATTCCGGCGATTTGGTGGATGGACCGCCTATACAGAAGGCTGGGGGCTTTATTCGGAAGAGCTTGGCAAGGATATGGGCTTCTATGAGGATCCCTATAGTGATTTCGGCCGGCTCGGGATGGAATTGTGGCGTGCCTGTCGGCTGGTTGTCGACACCGGCATTCATCACAAGCGCTGGAGTCGTGAAGAAGCGATTCAATATTTGACGGATAATACACCCAATCCGGATGGCGATATTCGCAAGGCAATTGAGCGCTATGTTGTCTATCCGGGGCAGGCGACCGCCTATATGATCGGCAAGCTGAAAATTCTCGAGCTTCGGGGACGGGCCCAGGACGCGCTTGGCGACAAGTTCACGATGGGCGGATTCCATGACGTTGTCTTGAACAGCGGTCCGGTGCCACTCAACATCCTCGAAGAACGGATAAACGCCTGGATTGCAGCGAGCAGTTAG
- a CDS encoding phytoene desaturase family protein, with product MQKQSPDALIIGGGHNGLVCAYYLARAGMKVRILEARDVIGGAAVTEEFHPGFRNSTASYTVSLLQPKIIADMGLVERGYRVIERPRSNFLPLGDGKYLLVGGSLEATQKEIARFSPADAARLPEYYEMLESAAAILRDLALEIPPNAGDGAHAMLAGIRTARRFTRLSALAQHNILKLVTLSAREMLDQWFESAPIKAAFGFDAIVGNYASPDAPGSAYVLLHHVFGEVNGKHGQWGHVVGGMGRITQLMADACKEAGVEISLETPVKKLLVEKGTVVGISTVDGEQIHARKIIANVGPKLLYEQLIDPSDLPADFRSMIAGYQCGSGSFRMNLALGGLPDFKDLSGTGDHLKSGIIMAPSLDYMDRAYQDARRYGWSRKPVVEMLIPSLVDDSLAPAGQHVASLFCQQFAPISPEGRSWDDERDAAVEAILDVVEDHAPGFRKLILGQMALSPLDLERKFGLVGGDIFHGRMSLDQLWAARPVMGAANYKGPLKHLYMCGSGTHPGGGVTGAPGHNAAKALLRDRGFLGRLLG from the coding sequence ATGCAAAAACAATCCCCGGACGCGTTGATCATCGGCGGAGGCCATAACGGTCTGGTCTGCGCTTATTATCTTGCCCGCGCCGGCATGAAAGTCCGGATATTGGAAGCGCGCGACGTGATTGGCGGCGCAGCAGTGACCGAGGAATTCCATCCGGGCTTCCGCAACAGCACGGCCAGCTACACGGTCTCGCTCTTGCAACCAAAAATAATTGCCGACATGGGTCTGGTGGAACGCGGCTACCGGGTGATCGAGCGTCCCAGAAGCAATTTCCTGCCGCTTGGCGATGGGAAATATTTGCTCGTCGGCGGCTCGCTGGAGGCAACGCAAAAGGAGATTGCGCGATTCTCCCCGGCCGACGCGGCGCGCCTGCCGGAATATTATGAGATGCTGGAATCGGCCGCAGCCATATTGCGCGATCTGGCACTGGAAATCCCGCCCAATGCCGGGGACGGAGCCCATGCCATGCTGGCGGGCATCAGGACCGCCCGTCGGTTCACCCGTCTTTCGGCGTTGGCACAACATAATATCCTCAAGCTGGTCACGCTGAGCGCACGCGAAATGCTCGACCAGTGGTTTGAAAGCGCGCCGATCAAGGCGGCATTCGGTTTTGACGCGATTGTCGGCAATTACGCCAGCCCCGATGCACCGGGCAGCGCCTATGTCCTGCTCCATCATGTCTTTGGCGAGGTCAATGGCAAGCACGGCCAGTGGGGTCATGTGGTCGGCGGCATGGGCCGGATCACGCAGCTGATGGCAGACGCCTGCAAAGAAGCGGGTGTCGAGATCAGCCTCGAAACACCGGTGAAAAAGCTGCTGGTCGAGAAAGGAACGGTCGTCGGCATTTCCACCGTGGACGGCGAACAGATTCACGCACGGAAGATCATCGCCAATGTCGGGCCAAAGCTGCTCTACGAGCAGCTGATTGATCCTTCCGACCTGCCCGCTGATTTCCGCAGCATGATCGCCGGCTATCAATGCGGCTCCGGCAGCTTCCGGATGAATCTGGCGCTGGGCGGCCTGCCCGATTTCAAAGACCTTTCGGGGACCGGGGATCATCTGAAATCCGGGATCATCATGGCGCCCTCGCTCGACTATATGGACCGGGCCTATCAGGACGCGCGTCGATACGGCTGGTCGCGCAAACCGGTGGTCGAAATGCTGATCCCCAGTCTTGTCGACGACAGCCTGGCCCCCGCCGGCCAGCATGTCGCAAGCCTGTTCTGCCAGCAATTTGCACCGATATCGCCAGAGGGCCGCAGCTGGGACGATGAACGCGATGCAGCGGTGGAAGCAATTCTGGACGTTGTCGAAGACCATGCGCCCGGATTTCGCAAGCTGATCTTGGGACAGATGGCGCTGTCCCCACTCGACCTGGAACGCAAATTCGGTCTGGTCGGCGGCGATATATTTCATGGCCGCATGTCTCTCGACCAGCTTTGGGCAGCGCGGCCGGTGATGGGTGCCGCCAATTACAAAGGCCCGCTCAAGCATCTCTACATGTGCGGTTCGGGAACCCACCCGGGCGGCGGCGTGACCGGCGCACCGGGCCACAATGCCGCCAAAGCCCTCTTACGGGACCGCGGTTTTCTCGGTCGATTACTCGGTTGA
- a CDS encoding peptidyl-prolyl cis-trans isomerase — MLRKFIREPLVHFLGGALLIFAFFWATGSNRDPAEYAISIDETDIERLKTGWVQNFRRAPTQAELDALIDQEIAEEIYYREALRLGLDKNDPVIRRRLFTKMRFVDGEESAIAEPTDALLQQWMDENPGKYALPSLYDFEQIYLGQISAADARDRINQLNGGALPSAFAQPLSRPSALARASSAEIGRQFGDRFAEQLEKLEPGTWSGPVISGYGAHAVKISAKVPGQKAALEDVRQRVVNDWRAARQAEQEEETLSRYRAQYEIKVAGRP, encoded by the coding sequence ATGTTGCGCAAATTTATTAGAGAACCGCTGGTCCATTTTCTTGGTGGTGCGCTGCTCATCTTTGCTTTTTTCTGGGCCACCGGCAGCAATCGTGATCCTGCAGAATATGCCATCAGCATCGACGAAACCGATATCGAGCGGCTCAAGACCGGATGGGTCCAGAATTTCCGCCGCGCGCCGACACAGGCGGAACTCGACGCCCTGATCGATCAGGAGATCGCCGAGGAAATCTATTATCGCGAAGCCTTGCGACTGGGGCTGGACAAGAATGATCCGGTGATCCGGCGCAGGCTGTTCACCAAGATGCGCTTCGTCGACGGCGAAGAAAGTGCGATTGCCGAACCAACCGATGCGCTGCTGCAGCAGTGGATGGACGAAAATCCGGGCAAATATGCCCTGCCCTCGCTCTATGATTTTGAGCAGATCTATCTGGGGCAGATCAGCGCAGCCGACGCACGGGACCGGATCAACCAGCTGAACGGCGGAGCGCTCCCCTCTGCCTTCGCGCAACCGCTTTCCAGGCCGAGTGCGCTCGCCCGCGCCAGCAGCGCGGAAATCGGCCGCCAGTTCGGCGACCGCTTTGCCGAACAGCTGGAAAAGCTGGAGCCCGGCACCTGGAGCGGGCCCGTCATCTCCGGATATGGCGCGCATGCGGTCAAGATTTCTGCCAAGGTTCCGGGCCAGAAGGCGGCTTTGGAAGACGTCCGGCAACGGGTCGTCAATGACTGGCGTGCGGCCCGGCAAGCGGAACAGGAAGAAGAAACGCTCTCCCGCTATCGGGCGCAATATGAAATCAAGGTGGCTGGCCGGCCATGA
- the sufB gene encoding Fe-S cluster assembly protein SufB, which yields MNAEAQEAVDKASAYEFGWSSDIEQDFAPKGLNEDTVRFISDKKGEPEWMLDWRLKAFRQWEKMESPDWAKLEIPMIDYQDAYYYAEPKPKEKLGSLDEVDPEILRIYEKLGIPIEEQKVLAGVEGARKVAVDAVFDSVSVATTFRKELEDAGVIFRSISEAIKEYPDLVRKYLGKVVPMHDNYFATLNCAVFSDGTFVYIPKGVKCPMELSTYFRINAENTGQFERTLIVAEAGSYVSYLEGCTAPMRDENQLHAAVVELVAMDDAEIKYSTVQNWYPGDENGKGGIYNFVTKRGLCQGKNSKISWTQVETGSAVTWKYPSCVLNGEGSVGEFYSVALTNNYQQADTGTKMIHNGKNTRSTIISKGISAGHSDNTYRGLVRVGPNAENVRNFTQCDSLLLGDQSGAHTVPYIEVKNPTATIEHEATTSKISDDQMFYAQQRGLDEEAAVSLIVNGFAKEVLKELPMEFAVEAQKLLAISLEGSVG from the coding sequence ATGAACGCCGAAGCGCAGGAAGCGGTCGACAAGGCTAGCGCCTATGAATTCGGCTGGTCGTCGGACATCGAGCAGGATTTCGCGCCCAAGGGCCTGAACGAAGACACGGTGCGGTTCATTTCCGACAAGAAGGGCGAACCCGAGTGGATGCTGGACTGGCGCCTCAAGGCTTTCCGCCAGTGGGAAAAGATGGAATCGCCGGACTGGGCAAAGCTGGAAATCCCGATGATCGACTATCAGGACGCTTATTATTACGCCGAGCCGAAGCCGAAGGAAAAGCTGGGTTCGCTTGATGAAGTCGATCCTGAAATCCTGCGCATTTATGAGAAACTCGGCATACCGATCGAAGAGCAAAAAGTGCTCGCCGGCGTCGAGGGTGCGCGCAAGGTTGCTGTGGACGCGGTGTTCGACAGCGTGTCGGTGGCGACCACTTTCCGCAAGGAGCTGGAAGACGCAGGCGTCATTTTTCGGTCCATTTCCGAAGCAATCAAGGAATATCCTGACCTTGTTCGCAAATATTTGGGCAAAGTTGTGCCGATGCACGACAATTATTTCGCCACGCTCAACTGCGCCGTGTTTAGCGACGGCACCTTTGTCTATATTCCCAAGGGCGTGAAATGCCCAATGGAGCTGAGCACCTATTTCCGGATCAATGCGGAAAATACCGGTCAGTTTGAACGGACGTTGATTGTCGCGGAAGCGGGCTCTTACGTCTCCTATCTCGAAGGCTGCACCGCGCCGATGCGCGACGAGAATCAGCTGCACGCCGCCGTGGTCGAACTGGTCGCGATGGACGATGCGGAGATTAAATATTCGACCGTGCAAAACTGGTATCCTGGGGACGAGAATGGCAAGGGCGGCATCTATAATTTCGTCACCAAGCGCGGCTTGTGCCAGGGCAAGAACAGCAAGATCAGCTGGACCCAGGTCGAGACCGGCAGCGCGGTGACGTGGAAATATCCCAGCTGCGTGCTGAACGGCGAAGGCAGTGTTGGTGAATTTTACTCGGTCGCGCTGACCAACAATTACCAGCAGGCCGACACCGGCACCAAGATGATCCACAATGGCAAGAATACCCGTTCGACGATCATCTCCAAGGGCATCAGCGCCGGTCACAGCGACAATACCTATCGCGGTCTGGTGCGGGTTGGTCCCAATGCGGAGAATGTCCGCAATTTCACCCAGTGCGACAGCTTGCTGCTGGGCGACCAGAGCGGCGCGCATACCGTGCCCTATATCGAGGTCAAGAACCCGACCGCGACGATCGAGCATGAAGCGACCACCAGCAAGATCAGCGACGACCAGATGTTCTACGCCCAGCAACGCGGGCTGGACGAAGAGGCGGCGGTGAGCTTGATTGTGAATGGCTTCGCCAAGGAAGTGCTCAAGGAACTGCCGATGGAATTTGCGGTCGAAGCGCAGAAATTGCTGGCGATCAGTCTTGAGGGGAGTGTGGGGTGA
- a CDS encoding HupE/UreJ family protein produces the protein MKSWIAVLFICLGLALGPTSACADELRPAYIEITEQAPGQWSLLWKASANSRLGHSGEVIIPGNCKAEAERQREFAGSNILTRLSLRCEGSLQGQTIGLNGLELSTTDALVRIAPLDSAMQTLRLTPDQPAATLAKPSIISNVAATYTIIGVEHILLGFDHLFFVLALVLLLKGGWLVAKTVTAFTVAHSITLVGTTLGWLSLPSQPVEAVIALSIIFLAVEVVKAKPEDRRLSERFPWIVAFLFGLLHGFGFAGALAEIGLPEGDVPLALLTFNLGVEIGQLAIVAVALAVLYALRKFRVEWLQPTKTAMAYGIGIISTYWFVERMVA, from the coding sequence ATGAAGAGCTGGATCGCCGTCCTGTTTATCTGTCTCGGGCTTGCCCTCGGACCGACCAGCGCCTGCGCCGACGAACTGCGGCCGGCCTATATCGAGATTACCGAACAGGCACCGGGTCAATGGTCGCTGCTGTGGAAGGCCTCAGCCAATTCGCGCCTCGGCCATAGCGGCGAAGTCATCATACCCGGCAATTGCAAAGCCGAAGCCGAGCGCCAGCGCGAATTTGCCGGCAGCAATATACTTACCCGCCTCTCGCTGCGCTGCGAGGGATCACTGCAGGGCCAGACTATCGGCCTAAATGGACTGGAACTGTCGACCACCGATGCGTTGGTTCGCATTGCCCCGCTCGACAGCGCGATGCAGACACTGCGCCTGACCCCGGATCAACCGGCCGCCACTCTGGCGAAGCCCTCGATAATCTCAAATGTCGCGGCGACCTATACGATCATCGGCGTGGAACATATCCTGCTCGGCTTCGACCATCTGTTCTTCGTGCTGGCTCTGGTGTTGCTGCTCAAGGGCGGCTGGCTGGTCGCCAAGACCGTCACCGCCTTCACGGTCGCGCATAGCATCACCCTGGTCGGAACAACGCTGGGCTGGCTGTCGCTGCCCTCGCAGCCGGTTGAAGCGGTGATTGCGCTGTCGATCATCTTTCTGGCCGTCGAAGTGGTGAAAGCCAAGCCCGAGGACCGACGCCTGTCGGAACGCTTCCCGTGGATCGTCGCCTTTCTGTTTGGCCTGCTTCACGGCTTCGGCTTTGCCGGTGCGCTCGCCGAGATCGGCCTGCCGGAAGGCGATGTCCCGCTCGCCTTGCTGACCTTCAATCTCGGCGTAGAAATCGGTCAGTTGGCGATTGTCGCCGTGGCTCTGGCGGTGCTCTATGCCTTGCGGAAGTTCCGGGTCGAATGGCTGCAGCCGACCAAGACCGCCATGGCCTATGGCATCGGGATCATCTCTACCTACTGGTTCGTCGAGCGGATGGTCGCCTGA
- a CDS encoding DUF3604 domain-containing protein — MRNSLMVAACTAALVLSGCSKIVEGEDGNAEVMNTEYPEQVFWGDTHLHTDNSIDAFGFGNRLDAENALRFARGEEVTATKGSKAKLSRPLDFLVIADHSDAMGATKAIMEAPRIALLTDEFLLRWHDMMNESDEGSLRVTGELIDGAAKGTLPTSLTDPEETKERTANLWTKHGKTVDQYNEPGKFTAFMGFEYTPMPDGDNLHRVVMFRDGPKKMGDTIPYGALGSQDPEKLWGYMEAYEKKTGGKVLAIPHNSNVSNGRMFAMSKFDGSPIDAAYVKTRALREPIVEVTQIKGDSEAHPFLSPNDEFADFGVAGWDKCNLSCTKDMPPESYGGSYAREALKRGLELTLAIGANPFKFGMIGSTDSHTSLATADENNFFGKHSGNEANNKTRALDPQNLGTREGRFGWHYLASGYAAVWATSNTREAIFDAMMRREVYATTGPRMQVRFFGGFDFTADDIADLVKTGYAKGVPMGGDLSGGDGEAPKFLISALMDPESASLDRIQVIKGWVDATGKSQEKIYNVSWSDADARKLGANGKLSPVPNTVDLAKGTWDNATGAPELVTFWQDPDFDSDQNAFYYVRVLEIPTPTWPVYDALKFSLTLPDSVIKIQQERAYSSPIWYTPTA; from the coding sequence ATGCGCAATTCACTAATGGTGGCAGCATGCACGGCTGCTCTTGTATTATCGGGCTGCTCGAAAATCGTCGAGGGTGAAGACGGCAACGCAGAGGTTATGAACACCGAATATCCCGAACAGGTTTTCTGGGGCGACACCCATCTCCACACCGACAACAGCATCGACGCATTCGGCTTTGGCAACAGGCTGGATGCAGAGAACGCCCTGCGCTTCGCCCGCGGCGAAGAAGTCACGGCTACCAAGGGATCCAAGGCCAAGCTGTCCCGGCCGCTCGATTTTCTGGTTATTGCCGATCATAGCGACGCAATGGGCGCCACCAAGGCGATTATGGAAGCCCCGCGTATTGCATTGCTCACCGATGAATTCCTGCTCCGCTGGCATGACATGATGAACGAGAGTGACGAGGGATCGCTGCGGGTGACCGGAGAGCTTATTGATGGCGCGGCCAAGGGGACATTGCCGACATCGCTGACCGACCCTGAAGAAACCAAAGAACGCACGGCCAATCTCTGGACCAAACACGGCAAGACCGTGGATCAGTATAATGAGCCCGGAAAGTTCACCGCCTTCATGGGCTTTGAATATACGCCGATGCCGGATGGTGATAATCTCCACCGGGTTGTGATGTTCCGCGACGGTCCGAAAAAAATGGGTGATACTATTCCCTATGGGGCACTGGGGTCGCAGGATCCGGAAAAACTCTGGGGCTATATGGAAGCCTATGAGAAAAAAACCGGCGGCAAGGTGCTCGCCATTCCGCACAACAGCAATGTCTCCAACGGCCGCATGTTCGCGATGAGCAAATTTGACGGCAGCCCGATTGACGCTGCCTATGTGAAAACCCGCGCGCTACGTGAACCGATCGTCGAGGTTACCCAGATCAAGGGTGACAGCGAAGCCCATCCGTTCCTTTCGCCCAATGATGAATTTGCCGATTTTGGCGTTGCTGGCTGGGACAAATGCAATTTGAGTTGCACGAAGGATATGCCACCCGAAAGCTACGGCGGCAGCTATGCCCGCGAAGCGCTGAAACGCGGTCTGGAACTGACTCTGGCGATTGGCGCCAATCCGTTCAAATTCGGGATGATCGGTTCGACCGACAGCCATACGTCACTGGCAACGGCGGATGAGAATAATTTCTTCGGCAAACACAGCGGCAACGAGGCCAATAACAAGACGCGCGCCCTCGACCCGCAAAATCTTGGCACCCGCGAAGGCCGTTTCGGCTGGCACTATCTGGCGAGCGGCTATGCGGCCGTCTGGGCGACCAGCAACACGCGCGAAGCTATATTCGACGCGATGATGCGCCGCGAAGTCTATGCGACGACCGGCCCGCGGATGCAGGTTCGCTTCTTCGGCGGCTTTGATTTCACCGCCGACGATATCGCTGATCTGGTCAAGACCGGCTATGCCAAGGGCGTTCCGATGGGCGGCGATCTGAGCGGCGGTGACGGCGAAGCACCGAAATTCCTGATCAGCGCGCTGATGGACCCGGAAAGCGCCAGTCTCGACCGGATCCAGGTGATCAAGGGCTGGGTCGACGCGACCGGCAAGAGCCAGGAAAAAATCTACAATGTCAGCTGGAGCGATGCAGATGCGCGCAAGCTGGGCGCCAATGGCAAACTGAGCCCTGTGCCCAATACGGTCGACCTGGCCAAGGGCACCTGGGACAATGCGACCGGCGCACCGGAACTGGTGACTTTCTGGCAGGACCCCGATTTCGATTCCGACCAGAACGCATTTTATTATGTGCGCGTGCTGGAAATCCCGACGCCGACCTGGCCGGTCTATGATGCGCTGAAATTCAGCCTGACCCTGCCCGATTCGGTAATCAAGATTCAGCAGGAACGCGCCTATAGCTCGCCGATCTGGTATACGCCGACGGCTTAG